One stretch of Prunus persica cultivar Lovell chromosome G1, Prunus_persica_NCBIv2, whole genome shotgun sequence DNA includes these proteins:
- the LOC18793521 gene encoding F-box protein At1g30790: MENPSKSITSLLVYSSWNLVFSCFMGSRVTLNDFLTCALEFSERTSESRPRNMEAYHDHAIPELPTEIIFTHILPRLPPKDLMMRCTCVCKSWSSFIRSSSFVAAFRNFCGNDNNKSTTNFLFQKYHRFLSSKIEKQGNVSTPAVGICEVFEYCLSYDGKIQELGRYYPDVQSVHGLICGSSSCQPEFFILNPSTREYIELPHAKERPVNHYAHHAYHFGFSPLANEYKVLQVLSFRLDQGDKWDLAFNTFTLGRDSWWRPLQVDHGDLPFDALAYASDSRGKRSTASVCLNGAVYWIYEEQKMLVAFDVKEETFKALPLPEDYDQVFANYYADQDYEQYSGIDANDYCCPTMVKVGGCVGVFADMSWKHDKIVLWILKDYQNIVWVKETISLASEREYLGYRRCIEALGTIHTGEFALVHYFIGFSPGYDDGPPELRLYDMKSKQYRVIDFAFPDYQQNRVYPFPIKLINIYDDSIVPLK, translated from the coding sequence ATggaaaaccctagcaaaagcaTCACATCTCTCTTGGTTTATTCTTCTTGGAATCTTGTATTCTCTTGTTTCATGGGTTCAAGGGTTACTTTGAATGATTTTTTAACTTGTGCGTTGGAGTTCTCTGAACGGACCAGCGAAAGTCGTCCAAGGAATATGGAAGCTTATCATGATCATGCAATCCCGGAGCTCCCAACCGAAATCATATTCACTCATATACTCCCACGACTACCACCAAAGGATCTGATGATGAGGTGCACGTGCGTATGCAAGTCTTGGTCCTCCTTTATCCGTAGCTCTTCCTTTGTCGCCGCCTTCCGCAACTTTTGCGGAAAcgacaacaacaaaagcacTACTAACTTCCTTTTCCAAAAGTATCACCGGTTCTTGTCGTCAAAAATAGAGAAACAAGGGAATGTTTCAACACCCGCCGTCGGAATTTGCGAGGTTTTCGAATATTGTCTGTCGTATGACGGAAAAATTCAGGAATTAGGCCGATATTATCCTGATGTGCAGAGTGTCCATGGCTTGATTTGTGGATCCTCTAGCTGTCAACCTGAGTTTTTTATACTCAACCCTAGCACTCGGGAGTACATCGAACTTCCccatgcaaaagaaaggcCAGTCAACCACTATGCACATCACGCATATCACTTTGGGTTCAGTCCACTTGCCAACGAGTATAAGGTTCTCCAGGTGCTTTCCTTTCGTCTAGATCAAGGAGATAAATGGGATCTTGCCTTCAACACATTCACACTAGGTAGGGATTCTTGGTGGAGGCCATTGCAGGTAGACCATGGCGATCTTCCTTTTGATGCTCTAGCTTATGCCTCCGACTCTCGTGGCAAGAGAAGTACTGCCAGTGTGTGCCTCAATGGGGCCGTATATTGGATCTATGAGGAGCAGAAAATGTTAGTTGCATTTGACGTTAAAGAGGAGACATTCAAAGCGCTGCCACTACCTGAAGATTATGATCAAGTGTTTGCTAATTATTACGCTGATCAAGATTATGAACAATATTCTGGAATTGATGCTAATGATTATTGCTGTCCAACTATGGTTAAGGTGGGAGGATGCGTAGGTGTGTTTGCAGACATGTCATGGAAACATGACAAGATCGTGTTATGGATTTTGAAGGACTATCAAAACATTGTGTGGGTTAAGGAGACCATTAGCTTGGCGTCAGAGAGAGAATACCTTGGTTATCGGCGCTGCATTGAAGCTTTGGGTACAATCCACACAGGAGAGTTTGCCCTCGTGCACTATTTTATTGGATTTTCACCAGGATATGACGATGGTCCACCCGAATTGCGTCTTTATGATATGAAGAGCAAACAATATAGAGTAATTGATTTTGCTTTTCCTGATTATCAGCAAAATAGGGTTTATCCTTTTCCAATTaagttaattaatatttatgatGATAGTATTGTCCCCTTAAAATGA